CACGCCGCCTATGGGATCCTGGCTGCTGGCGGTGATATTGGCCAGCGCCAGCGCTTTGGAATTGACCCACATGGAATGGGAGGTCTGCTCCATGATGATCACCGGGCGATCCGGCACGGCATCGTCGAGGATTTTTCTTGGGTCACGTTCGGCATTAAGCAGCGCTTCTATGGTGTGGCCGTAACCTATCAGCCAGCTTGCCTGCGGGTTCCTGGCGGCGGCATCGATAATGTCGTCGATATAGTATTCCACGTCCGTTTCCGTTTCGTTCAGGCTAAAGTGCGTGGTGTCCGAGCCGGACTCTAACGGATGCATATGAACGTCGTGGATGCCCGGCATCATCATTTTTCCCTGTAAATTGATGACTTGGGTATTGTCGCCGATAAAGCTCTCCGCCTGGCTGTTGTCGCCGACAAAGATAATCTCCCCGTCCTTTAAAGCCACCGCCTGGGCGCTTGGCTGTTCAGGGTTGACTGTATATATGTTGCCGTTGGTAAAGACGGTATTGGCCGTCACCTGGTTTACCGATGCTGACGGCTGGACCGTCTCCTGGGAACCGGCGCTGTTTTCGCCGCTACAGCCGCTTAAAGAGACGGCTAACAGACAAGTTGCTAAGTTCATAAAACGCTCTTTCATTGTTTGCTCCTAAAGTGAAAAGCCAATTTAGCAAATCCCGGGTAACGAAAAGGTAACCGCCTCGTGGATAACTTGCTATAGTGACGCCATTAAACAAGTATCCGGGTAATGTTAATCCAACTATGATAGTGCTTTTTGTTGAAGATGATAGCAAGCTGGCTCAGCAAACCATTAATTTTTTGGAAAATGAAAACATAGAAGTCGACTATGCCGCCAGCATCAGGCAGGCGCTAGCGATCAGTGACAATGCCGGTATTGACCAGGGCTATGATGCCATCATCCTGGACATGAACTTGCCTGACGGCAACGGGGTAGCCCTGGCAAAAGCGTTAACGGAACGGCAGCCGCAAACCCCGATACTGTTTTTGACCGGGCAATCGGATCTGGATGATAAACTCGCTGCCTTTGAGGCCGGCGCCCTGGATTACCTGACCAAGCCGTTTGCCATGGCGGAGCTGGCGATTCGGCTAAAGCTGCTGGCGCGCAAGCAGCCGGATAAGTCGGACATTTTTACCCTTGCAGGGCTGGAGATTAACTTTTCCGAGAAAATGATCCAAAGGGCGGGGCGGGCCATTACTTTGTCTCCGCAGCAATGGCAGCTGCTTGCCCTGTTATGCCGCCATAGCCCGGCTTTTGTTGCTAAAGAAACCATATTAAACAACATCTGGCCCGATGCGGATGCCAGCAATGATATGTACAAATCCCTGATTTCCCGGTTGCGTAATAACCTCAGCCGCAAAGATGAGCCGGGACTTTTGGCTATAGCCCCGAAACAAGGAGTGGCATTGCGTGAACACAGCGAATAAAGCAGGCGAGCCCCCAGTGCAAACAAATTCGACGGCGCAAACGAGTTCAACGGCGCAAACAGGTTCAACGGCAGTGCAGGGGCAGTCACTGGTTGCCTATATTGCCTGGCGTTTGCTCGGCAGTTTTTTGCTGATCGTTTGCCTGTGGTTTTTTATTTCCCGGGCCGGCTATTATTTTGCCCTTGACGGCACCGCCGACTTTTATCTGTTTGAAGATGCCGAAAATGCGGTCTTTCTGGCGCAGGAAGGGATAGAGCCGGAAATACTCAATAGTGAATTTCGCCAGTTTTACTCCCGTTTTGAAGATATTCCCGAACCTGTACGGGGGCTGATTGACGATCAGGGTCATGCCCGGGCAGTCAATAAAACGGTATTTATTGAGACCCCAAAGCAGGATATTTATTTTCTGGCTTATCAGCCGCAGCCATCGGCTCCGGTATTTTATCTGCTGCACAGGTTCGATAAGGAAGATACCCTGGATTTGGCGCCGTTATTCCTGTTTGTTGGCCTGGTTGCTTTTGGGGCTATTTTAGTGGTGATGCTGGCGGTGATCTACCGGTTGAAGTCCCAGTTGGCCTTGTTGTCTTTACATCTGAAAAAGCCGGGGCAAGAGCAAGGGGAAGACACGCCGGATTTGATGATCCGCGATTTTAACCAGGCCTTGCTGTCGGTCAAACATCATTACCGGGAAAAACAGCAGGCCATTAAACGGGAGCGGGAGTTTGCCAATTTTCTCAGCCATGAAATCCGCCAGCCGCTGTCTAAGCTCAATACTAACCTGGCGCTGCTGGATCAGCTTGATGACCTGCCGTATGCCTCGGTCGAAATTATTGAAGATGTAAAACAACTCAGCGAAGACCTGAATCAAATCAGCGGCGCTGTTTTACAGCTGTGGCTGGAGCAGGGGCAAAGAGACGAGAGTATCGAGCTTGCGGGACTTATCCGCCAACTGAGCCATGCCCTGTTGCCTGAAGGATTAATACACGACTTTACCTTTGCCCTTGAGTCTGTTGAGCTGAAAAGCAACTACGGCCTGGTCAGGTTGCTGCTGGGCCAGCTAATTAAAAACGCCGCCCAGTATGCCGATAGCTATATCCATTTTCATTTGCATGCGCAAAGCCTGGAAATCATCAATGATGCCAGGCTTAGTGAAACCTGTGATCCCAAAGATTACGGCTATGGCCTGGGGCTGGTGATGGCGAAGAAAATTTGCGCCCGCCTTAACTGGCACTTAAGGATAAACCAGCAAAAAGACAATTTTTCCGTGGTGCTGGAATATGGCAACAGCCGCTGTTAACGCCATAAGCCGACAGCGGCAGGAGAAAGGGTTTCTTATCGCTATTTTTCCTGGTGCTATTTCCTGGGCACAAACAGCGTCTGGTAGAGGCGGGTGGCGTAATCGTCCGTCATGCCGGCGACATAATCGGCTATGATGCGTTCGGGGTTGTTATAGTTATGGCGGGCTTCCTGCCAGCGCTTGGCCG
This genomic window from Thalassomonas viridans contains:
- a CDS encoding sensor histidine kinase, whose protein sequence is MQTNSTAQTSSTAQTGSTAVQGQSLVAYIAWRLLGSFLLIVCLWFFISRAGYYFALDGTADFYLFEDAENAVFLAQEGIEPEILNSEFRQFYSRFEDIPEPVRGLIDDQGHARAVNKTVFIETPKQDIYFLAYQPQPSAPVFYLLHRFDKEDTLDLAPLFLFVGLVAFGAILVVMLAVIYRLKSQLALLSLHLKKPGQEQGEDTPDLMIRDFNQALLSVKHHYREKQQAIKREREFANFLSHEIRQPLSKLNTNLALLDQLDDLPYASVEIIEDVKQLSEDLNQISGAVLQLWLEQGQRDESIELAGLIRQLSHALLPEGLIHDFTFALESVELKSNYGLVRLLLGQLIKNAAQYADSYIHFHLHAQSLEIINDARLSETCDPKDYGYGLGLVMAKKICARLNWHLRINQQKDNFSVVLEYGNSRC
- a CDS encoding response regulator transcription factor, yielding MTPLNKYPGNVNPTMIVLFVEDDSKLAQQTINFLENENIEVDYAASIRQALAISDNAGIDQGYDAIILDMNLPDGNGVALAKALTERQPQTPILFLTGQSDLDDKLAAFEAGALDYLTKPFAMAELAIRLKLLARKQPDKSDIFTLAGLEINFSEKMIQRAGRAITLSPQQWQLLALLCRHSPAFVAKETILNNIWPDADASNDMYKSLISRLRNNLSRKDEPGLLAIAPKQGVALREHSE